From the genome of Colletotrichum higginsianum IMI 349063 chromosome 4, whole genome shotgun sequence, one region includes:
- a CDS encoding Transcription factor has product MPPDDQPPSAKPTKRISTPCEYRPLDRKRVPVSHEYVASLESRLAWFESFVRGLRAATPEERDAMLTSVAALEETSTVNASADNAAPEPEDSNRTAPGDYVTRLGVRARSQAHLELGFEGSHQVHQGATSIFRADTPDDVAASSSSSSQGLPSFSGVESNFESVMQHFGLSMSSSDIMAPLTQFFRWQYPHFMFIYREAFLRDHFGHDRDRERAKYWSPALLLSICALGALVGIDTKARSERFFLAAESIVMVTGLTRPSVATVQAFLCLALYEIGRGNSSKGWGYSGIAFRMAQDLGFQRDPKDWAQHDSSLATNEDVEIRRRIYWGCYISDKLISLILGRPVYLVYDAAEVQPMETLPEPPEMALWRPVGFDEEYTEPVQATSSMIPYLHEQIRLSRVIEKMMSTLFSPRSNLDGLSRRICFDNLNLELNRWRESLPNFAKWHKWGSSSSSKPIPGVLALHLLFHSVRIALNYDQAVAYRGGDAEGKLRLYCVTSAQDITSLLRTYRSQYGLQHAPLVFVYGTVQASRSAKAFGITEESHYLMQMLGELSSAWGLSKEVLARVWNC; this is encoded by the exons ATGCCTCCAGACGACCAACCGCCATCAGCTAAACCAACCAAAAGAATCTC CACGCCTTGCGAGTACCGCCCCCTCGACCGCAAACGCGTTCCCGTCTCCCACGAGTACGTCGCGAGCCTCGAGTCGCGTCTCGCCTGGTTCGAATCCTTCGTCCGCGGCCTCCGCGCCGCGACGCCCGAGGAGAGGGACGCGATGCTTACCTCAGTCGCTGCCCTTGAGGAGACATCGACCGTcaacgccagcgccgacAACGCCGCCCCAGAACCGGAGGACTCGAACCGGACCGCCCCCGGTGACTACGTTACCCGCCTTGGCGTCCGCGCCCGCTCCCAAGCCCACCTGGAGCTCGGCTTCGAAGGCTCCCACCAGGTCCACCAGGGCGCAACCTCCATCTTCCGCGCCGACACCCCCGACGAcgtggcggcgtcgtcgtcgtcatcgtcgcagggcctcccctccttctccggcgTAGAATCCAATTTCGAGTCCGTCATGCAGCACTTCGGCCTCTCCATGTCCTCCTCCGACATCATGGCGCCCCTGACCCAGTTCTTCCGCTGGCAGTACCCCCACTTCATGTTCATCTATCGCGAGGCCTTCCTGCGCGACCACTTCGGCCACGACCGTGACCGCGAGCGCGCCAAATACTGGTCGCCCGCCCTGCTGCTCTCTATCTGCGCactcggcgccctcgtcggcatcgacaccAAAGCCCGCAGCGagcgcttcttcctcgccgccgagagcatTGTCATGGTCACGGGGCTAACGAGGCCTTCTGTCGCCACCGTCCAGGCCTTCCTGTGCCTGGCGCTGTACGAGATCGGGAGGGGAAATTCGTCAAAAGGGTGGGGGTATTCTG GAATCGCTTTCCGCATGGCCCAAGACCTAGGGTTTCAGAGAGACCCCAAAGACTGGGCCCAGCACGACTCGTCGCTGGCGACGAATGAGGACGTAGAGATCCGCCGGAGGATCTACTGGGGCTGCTACATTTCCGACAAGCTCATCAGCCTGATCTTGGGTCGCCCGGTCTACCTCGTATATGATGCCGCCGAAGTCCAACCCATGGAGACGCTCCC TGAACCCCCCGAGATGGCCCTCTGGCGCCCCGtgggcttcgacgaggaATACACTGAGCCGGTGCAGGCGACTTCCTCCATGATTCCCTACCTCCACGAGCAGATCCGCCTCTCCAGGGTCATAGAGAAGATGATGTCTACCCTCTTCTCGCCGCGGTCCAACCTGGATGGCTTGAGCCGGCGGATTTGCTTCGACAACCTGAACCTCGAATTGAATCGCTGGCGGGAATCCTTGCCGAACTTTGCAAAGTGGCACAAGTGGGgatcatcatcgtcatcgaaACCAATCCCTGGAGTACTGGCCCTGCA TCTTTTGTTCCACAGCGTTCGAATCGCACTGAACTACGACCAAGCCGTCGCATATCGCGGGGGAGACGCCGAGGGGAAGCTCCGCCTGTACTGCGTCACGTCGGCGCAGGATATCACATCTCTGCTGCGAACGTACAGGAGTCAGTATGGGCTTCAGCATGCTCCTCTCGTTTTTGTATATGGCACGGTGCAGGCAAGCCGCTCAGCAAAGGCTTTTGGCATCACAGAAGAAAGCCATTATCTCATGCAAATGCTTGGAGAATTGTCATCGGCATGGGGCCTTTCGAAAGAGGTCCTGGCCAGGGTATGGAACTGCTAG
- a CDS encoding IgE-binging protein: MSLPRRALISITSAQATLFQGKETTGLFISEALHPYNVLKAAGFEVDLASETGSYTADWLSQQPDFLNGKDLAVWENVESDFRKKLDNMPKAADLDGSSYGIFYASAGHAALIDYPTATSLQRIAAQVWANGGVVSSVCHGPAIFANLVDLATNEPLIKGKRITGFTTEAEHTMKIMDDLRSWGSEMVEEVAARLGATYERAPGIWDDFYVVDGRLVTGQNPASAKSTAEAAVAVFEKL; encoded by the exons ATGTCTTTGCCTCGCCGTGCTCTTATCAGCATTACCTCCGCTCAAGCGACGCTCTTTCAAGGCAAGGAGACTACAGGACTGTTTATCAGCGAAGCTTTACACCCCTACAATGTCCTGAAGGCTGCCGGCTTCGAGGTTGATCTCGCCTCCGAGACCGGCTCATACACCGCGGATTGGCTTTCGCAGCAACCCGACTTTCTCAACGGTAAAGATCTTGCCGTCTGGGAAAACGTTGAGAGCGACTTCCGGAAGAAGCTTGACAACATGCCCAAAGCCGCAGACCTGGATGGCTCCAGTTATGGCATCTTCTATGCTTCAGCCGGTCATGCCGCCCTGATCGATTATCCTACGGCCACTTCACTTCAGAGAATTGCCGCGCAAGTCTgggccaacggcggcgtAGTGTCATCTGTGTGTCACGGTCCCGCCATTTTCGCCAACCTGGTTGATCTGGCGACCAACGAACCTCTCATCAAAGGCAAGAGGATCACGGGATTTACCACTGAGGCCGAGCACACCATGAAAATCATGGATGATCTCAGAAGCTGGGGCTCTGAAATGGTCGAAGAAGTCGCCGCTCGACTCGGTGCGACAT ACGAACGTGCACCTGGGATCTGGGACGATTTCTATGTGGTCGATGGCCGTCTCGTCACGGGCCAGAATCCTGCCAGTGCTAAATCCACTGCAGAGGCTGCAGTGGCAGTTTTTGAAAAGTTGTAA